The Synechocystis sp. PCC 7509 genome includes a window with the following:
- a CDS encoding B12-binding domain-containing radical SAM protein yields MKVLLLYPLFPKSFWSFEKTLELLGRKAMLPPLGLVTVAAILPQEWEFKLVDRNVSEITEDIWQWADLVILSAMIVQKKDLLAQVLEAKKRGKLVAVGGPYPTALPLEAQGAGADFLILDEGEITLPMFVEAVERGEKSGTFRAVNGEKPDVSNTPTPRFDLLKFDAYSEMSVQFSRGCPFQCEFCDIIVLYGRKPRTKTPAQIIAELEYLYELGWRRSIFMVDDNFIGNKRNVKLFLKDLKPWMVEKRYPFSFATEASIDLAKDQELMDMMVDCNFGSVFLGIETPDEESLTLTQKFQNTRDSLTDSVYAITRTGLRVMAGFIIGFDGEKSGAGDRVVKFVEKTSIPTAIFSMLQALPDTALTIRLEKEGRLRSKDGNINQTTLMNYVPTRPLEEIATEYIAAFWELYDPEKFLDRTYRHFRILGEAKYPDKGNSSKTGVDSKVIQAFLTICWRQGVVRKTRYAFWRNLFNMYRFNRGGISSYLSTCAQIEHFLEYREIVKVEIETQLAEYLAEEAKIKAQTSQVNVTALVS; encoded by the coding sequence GTGAAAGTTTTACTTTTATATCCCTTGTTTCCTAAAAGCTTTTGGTCTTTTGAAAAAACTTTAGAATTGTTAGGGCGAAAAGCCATGTTACCACCTTTGGGTTTGGTTACAGTGGCGGCAATTTTGCCCCAAGAATGGGAATTTAAGCTAGTTGATCGCAATGTCAGCGAAATAACCGAAGATATATGGCAATGGGCTGATTTGGTGATTCTTTCGGCGATGATTGTCCAGAAAAAAGACTTGCTTGCCCAAGTGCTAGAAGCAAAAAAACGCGGTAAATTAGTAGCGGTGGGCGGCCCTTACCCTACAGCCTTACCTCTTGAAGCCCAAGGTGCGGGAGCAGACTTTTTGATTTTGGATGAGGGGGAAATTACCCTGCCGATGTTTGTAGAAGCCGTTGAAAGAGGGGAAAAAAGCGGCACTTTCCGGGCTGTTAATGGCGAAAAACCCGATGTCAGCAATACGCCAACTCCCCGCTTTGACTTGCTAAAATTTGACGCTTATTCGGAAATGTCGGTACAGTTTTCGCGCGGTTGTCCGTTTCAATGCGAGTTTTGCGACATTATCGTACTTTACGGACGCAAACCTCGGACTAAAACCCCGGCGCAAATTATCGCTGAATTAGAATATCTTTATGAGCTTGGCTGGCGACGCAGTATTTTTATGGTAGACGACAACTTTATTGGCAATAAACGCAATGTGAAGTTGTTTCTTAAAGACTTAAAACCATGGATGGTAGAAAAACGCTATCCTTTCTCTTTTGCTACTGAAGCATCAATTGATTTAGCAAAAGACCAAGAATTGATGGATATGATGGTTGATTGTAACTTTGGTTCGGTGTTTTTGGGGATTGAAACCCCGGACGAAGAAAGCTTGACTTTGACGCAAAAGTTTCAAAATACCCGCGATTCCTTAACCGATTCTGTTTATGCTATAACCCGCACTGGGCTTAGAGTTATGGCAGGGTTTATTATTGGTTTTGATGGCGAAAAATCTGGCGCGGGCGATCGCGTAGTTAAATTTGTCGAAAAAACTTCAATTCCTACAGCTATATTTAGTATGCTGCAAGCATTACCCGATACAGCTTTAACTATTCGTCTCGAAAAAGAAGGCAGACTGCGATCGAAAGACGGTAACATCAACCAAACTACGTTGATGAACTATGTCCCCACTCGTCCTTTGGAAGAAATAGCCACGGAATATATTGCAGCTTTTTGGGAATTGTACGATCCAGAGAAGTTTTTAGATCGTACCTATCGCCACTTCCGCATTTTAGGCGAAGCCAAATATCCCGATAAAGGCAATTCTTCTAAAACTGGGGTTGACTCAAAGGTAATTCAGGCATTTTTGACAATTTGCTGGCGACAAGGGGTAGTTCGCAAAACTCGTTATGCTTTCTGGCGTAACTTGTTCAATATGTATCGCTTCAATCGCGGTGGTATTAGCAGTTACTTGTCAACTTGCGCCCAAATCGAGCATTTTCTAGAGTACCGAGAAATTGTCAAAGTCGAAATTGAAACTCAGTTAGCCGAATATTTGGCAGAAGAAGCAAAAATAAAAGCTCAAACTTCCCAAGTAAATGTCACAGCTTTAGTTAGCTAA
- a CDS encoding DUF4070 domain-containing protein gives MRLYIIKRNPGVAEHYLAACAHIEHFMEYRQIVRDQKIESQLEEFLTHEAEVQLKSAVPSKTAALQH, from the coding sequence GTGAGGTTATATATAATTAAACGCAATCCAGGAGTTGCGGAACATTATCTGGCGGCTTGCGCTCATATTGAGCATTTTATGGAGTACCGCCAAATCGTGCGCGATCAAAAAATTGAAAGTCAGCTTGAGGAGTTTCTTACTCACGAAGCTGAGGTACAACTAAAATCTGCTGTACCCAGTAAAACCGCCGCCTTGCAGCACTAA
- a CDS encoding glycosyltransferase family 4 protein — MRILSVHNRYQIRGGEDESREAEEKLLQQNGHVVETYEENNDRVADLGAISTAIKTVWSTEAYNTLRHRLKEQVYDLVHVQNFFPLISPSVHYAAKAEGVPVIQTLRNYRLLCPNGFFFRDDRVCEDCLGKFVPWPAVLHSCYRGSRAATSVLTTMLTTHRILPTWNQMVDKYITLSEFARDKFIQAGFPKEKIAVKPNFVHPDPTIGDGRGGYALYVGRLSPEKGISTLLSAWQKLDKKVPLKIVGEGPLAAQVAEAVNLDRGIEWLGRKPLPEVYELIGNATFLVFPTIGYETFGRVAIEAFAKGTPVIASQVGAISELVESDRNGLHFRPGDAEDLAIKIEWALTHSQEMAKMRQEARNEFETKYTAKENYRRIMEIYATIRRQ; from the coding sequence ATGCGTATCTTAAGCGTGCATAATCGCTATCAGATTCGTGGTGGAGAAGATGAATCCCGTGAAGCTGAGGAAAAGCTTTTGCAGCAAAATGGTCATGTAGTTGAGACTTACGAGGAAAATAACGATCGCGTAGCTGATTTAGGAGCAATTTCCACGGCAATCAAAACAGTTTGGTCTACCGAAGCTTACAATACACTGAGACATCGGCTCAAAGAACAGGTTTACGATTTAGTCCACGTCCAAAATTTTTTCCCCTTGATTTCGCCTTCAGTCCACTATGCAGCCAAGGCTGAGGGAGTACCAGTTATTCAAACTCTCCGTAACTACCGCCTGCTTTGTCCTAACGGCTTCTTTTTCCGCGACGATCGCGTTTGTGAGGACTGTTTGGGTAAGTTTGTGCCTTGGCCGGCGGTGCTGCATTCCTGCTACCGAGGTAGCCGCGCCGCCACTAGCGTACTAACTACCATGCTAACAACCCACCGAATTCTACCTACTTGGAATCAAATGGTAGATAAGTATATTACCCTTAGCGAGTTTGCCCGCGATAAGTTTATTCAAGCAGGTTTTCCTAAAGAGAAAATCGCTGTTAAACCTAACTTTGTTCATCCCGACCCGACTATTGGAGACGGACGCGGCGGTTATGCTCTTTATGTCGGGCGCTTATCGCCAGAAAAAGGCATTAGCACTTTGCTATCAGCATGGCAAAAGTTAGATAAAAAAGTTCCACTCAAAATTGTTGGCGAAGGGCCGTTAGCGGCACAAGTAGCTGAAGCGGTGAATTTAGATCGAGGTATCGAATGGCTGGGACGTAAACCTTTGCCCGAAGTCTACGAACTGATCGGCAATGCCACGTTTTTAGTGTTTCCGACTATTGGCTATGAAACTTTTGGACGAGTAGCGATTGAGGCTTTTGCCAAGGGAACTCCAGTTATTGCTTCTCAAGTAGGGGCGATTTCTGAATTAGTAGAATCTGACCGCAATGGATTACACTTTCGTCCTGGCGACGCAGAGGATCTAGCAATTAAAATTGAGTGGGCTTTGACCCATTCCCAGGAAATGGCAAAGATGCGGCAAGAGGCTCGAAATGAATTTGAAACTAAGTACACTGCCAAAGAAAACTATAGGAGAATAATGGAAATATATGCCACAATTCGGAGGCAATAG
- a CDS encoding glycosyltransferase family 4 protein — protein MQIIQIQEKTKPLKVLISTYACRPGNGSDPGIGWNTVRELVKQHQVWAITRNDNRPFIEAELAINPIPQLHFVYYDLPAWVQWWKREQKGVQLHYYLWQIGAYGLARQLQSEIGFDLSHHVTYVKYWGPSFLALLPVPFVWGPVGGGESAPKAFWQDFGLRGKTYETLRDIARWVGERDPLVNLTARRSVVALAATQDTAKRLSALGCKRVELCEVASLPEADFNCLMQLPVVCQKPRFISIGRLLHWKGFHLGIRAFAQANLPDAEYWIIGDGPEAKQLQELTEELGITEQVKFWSKLPRDQTLQRLGECTALVHPSLHDSGGWVSLEAMAAGRPVICLDLGGPAIQVTEETGFKVSAHTPEQVVQDLAEAMTRLAQDADLRMQMGQAGQKRIVEAYGWEAKGQFLLNLYDDVLNLDKVKVPT, from the coding sequence ATGCAAATTATCCAAATTCAGGAGAAAACAAAACCCTTAAAAGTGCTGATCTCAACTTATGCTTGTAGACCAGGCAATGGCTCTGATCCAGGCATAGGATGGAACACAGTTCGGGAATTGGTTAAGCAGCATCAAGTCTGGGCAATTACCCGGAATGATAATCGCCCATTTATTGAAGCGGAGTTAGCTATTAATCCAATTCCTCAACTTCACTTCGTATATTACGATTTGCCTGCGTGGGTGCAATGGTGGAAGCGGGAACAAAAAGGAGTACAGTTGCACTACTATCTATGGCAGATTGGAGCTTACGGATTAGCGCGCCAGCTTCAATCTGAAATTGGCTTTGACCTAAGCCACCATGTAACTTATGTAAAATATTGGGGACCTAGTTTCCTGGCGCTGCTGCCAGTACCTTTTGTTTGGGGCCCTGTGGGCGGTGGAGAATCTGCACCAAAAGCTTTTTGGCAAGATTTCGGCTTGCGTGGGAAAACTTACGAAACTTTGCGAGACATTGCTAGGTGGGTGGGAGAGCGCGATCCACTTGTAAACCTTACTGCTCGACGAAGTGTTGTGGCTTTAGCAGCTACGCAGGATACAGCCAAACGTTTATCTGCTTTGGGTTGCAAACGAGTAGAACTATGTGAGGTAGCAAGTTTACCCGAAGCTGATTTTAATTGCCTGATGCAACTACCCGTTGTCTGCCAAAAACCTCGTTTTATTTCCATCGGTAGGCTTTTACACTGGAAAGGCTTTCATTTGGGAATCCGAGCTTTTGCGCAGGCTAATTTACCGGATGCTGAGTATTGGATTATTGGTGATGGGCCAGAAGCAAAGCAACTTCAAGAGCTTACCGAAGAATTAGGTATTACTGAGCAAGTTAAGTTCTGGAGTAAGCTACCTCGCGATCAAACCTTACAAAGGCTAGGAGAGTGTACAGCTTTAGTCCATCCCAGCTTGCACGATTCGGGGGGATGGGTTTCCTTGGAAGCAATGGCCGCCGGCCGCCCAGTAATCTGTTTGGATTTAGGAGGTCCAGCGATCCAAGTTACCGAAGAAACTGGCTTCAAAGTTTCCGCCCACACACCGGAGCAAGTAGTACAAGACTTAGCTGAAGCTATGACTCGTCTAGCTCAAGATGCAGATTTGCGGATGCAGATGGGGCAAGCGGGACAAAAACGTATAGTTGAAGCTTATGGCTGGGAAGCCAAGGGTCAGTTTTTACTTAACCTCTATGACGATGTTCTCAATTTGGACAAAGTTAAAGTCCCTACTTAA
- a CDS encoding glycosyltransferase family 4 protein: MRVAILRRAAGASFSMDVYADGLVAGLKASRPEWEIVEIAPMDDRQQQKNNSWLTGLEKYYERYWRYPLTLKQKKADLFHVIDHSDGHLIYWLKKNHQPIVVTCHDLINLVNPENVTNQARIPAISMAVWKYAVQGLKKADRIIAVSAHTAKDIVQQLDINKEQIAIVPDAVEILFHPLAADKVAFFRSQHHISAETMCLLHVGSNHPRKNVSTILKLLAALKIQGFSIHLWKVGADFTEEQKTFIQTQALETSVSYLGKPNKQTLVEIYNAADVLLSPSHYEGFGMTVIEAMACGTPVIAANVTSLPEVVGDAGVLTEPTDVSAMVAAVERLYQDSNYRQSLREKGLNRAKLFTWEATAKAIATEYEKMIGQIR; the protein is encoded by the coding sequence ATGCGTGTAGCAATTTTGCGTAGGGCGGCGGGAGCTTCTTTCAGCATGGATGTTTATGCCGATGGTTTAGTTGCAGGACTTAAAGCATCTAGGCCAGAGTGGGAAATTGTTGAAATAGCACCAATGGACGATCGGCAACAGCAAAAAAATAATTCTTGGTTAACGGGGTTAGAGAAATACTACGAACGTTATTGGCGCTATCCCCTGACTCTCAAACAAAAAAAAGCAGACCTATTTCATGTGATCGACCATAGCGACGGGCATTTGATTTATTGGTTGAAAAAAAACCATCAGCCTATAGTAGTAACTTGTCACGATTTAATCAACCTTGTTAACCCAGAAAATGTTACTAATCAAGCACGTATTCCGGCGATTAGCATGGCAGTTTGGAAATATGCAGTTCAAGGTCTAAAAAAAGCCGATCGCATTATTGCTGTCTCTGCTCACACAGCAAAAGATATAGTCCAACAACTTGATATAAACAAAGAGCAAATAGCTATTGTGCCTGATGCGGTTGAAATTTTATTTCATCCTCTGGCCGCAGACAAAGTGGCATTTTTTCGCTCTCAACACCATATTTCGGCAGAAACAATGTGTTTGCTTCACGTTGGCTCTAACCATCCACGCAAGAATGTTTCTACAATTTTAAAACTTCTAGCCGCTTTAAAAATTCAAGGATTCTCTATTCATTTGTGGAAAGTAGGTGCAGATTTTACTGAAGAACAAAAAACTTTCATTCAAACTCAAGCTTTAGAAACATCTGTCAGTTATTTAGGTAAGCCAAACAAACAAACTTTAGTTGAAATATATAATGCTGCGGACGTACTATTGTCGCCCTCCCATTACGAAGGCTTTGGGATGACTGTCATCGAAGCAATGGCTTGTGGTACGCCAGTTATTGCGGCAAATGTTACATCCTTACCGGAAGTAGTAGGCGATGCGGGAGTATTAACAGAACCAACGGATGTGTCAGCAATGGTAGCGGCGGTAGAGCGTCTTTATCAAGACTCTAATTACCGTCAATCGTTGAGAGAAAAAGGCTTAAACAGAGCAAAACTTTTTACATGGGAAGCAACCGCTAAGGCGATCGCCACAGAATATGAAAAAATGATCGGTCAAATAAGATAA
- a CDS encoding glycosyltransferase: MNSTDICKDETQTNSPTNSGLRVLFVSHTYVVGVNQGKLNAIAATNQATVGLLVPQKWQAKAWGKRFEVETPYPNIQLYPAKVWFEGKVGAYFYPPWVMGQAIADFCPDIIQVEQEVFSLAAFEFALWARFTGKPLVLFCWENRDRQLSIVRTQLRQFVLNTAQLIIAGNLDGEELLRRWGYTGLIEVMPQMGVDTTLFHPGLRPPPSDRPLIVGFVGRLAHQKGIDVLIAAVSQLRDRALECQVVLCGSGAEEEMLRQEAQKQNVADLITWRGGVRHDEVPAEMSKFDVLVLPSRSVPEWKEQFGHVLIEAMAMGIPVIGSSCGEIPNVIGRPDLVFSEGDAGQLAAILERMIGDRPWRQQLEQDSLTRAKENYTHERIAERSLELWRKAIKQKDSEGQQ; the protein is encoded by the coding sequence ATGAATAGCACCGATATTTGTAAAGATGAGACTCAAACAAACAGTCCCACCAATTCCGGCTTACGCGTACTTTTTGTTAGCCATACTTATGTAGTAGGAGTAAATCAAGGCAAATTAAATGCGATCGCCGCCACAAATCAAGCAACCGTTGGCTTGCTTGTCCCCCAAAAATGGCAAGCGAAGGCATGGGGAAAGCGGTTTGAAGTTGAAACACCCTATCCAAATATCCAACTATATCCAGCAAAAGTGTGGTTTGAAGGGAAAGTTGGTGCATACTTTTATCCACCTTGGGTAATGGGGCAGGCGATCGCCGATTTTTGTCCTGATATAATTCAAGTCGAGCAAGAAGTATTCTCTTTAGCAGCTTTTGAATTTGCGCTTTGGGCTAGGTTTACAGGTAAACCCTTAGTGCTTTTTTGTTGGGAAAATAGAGATCGCCAGTTATCAATAGTTCGTACCCAACTGCGTCAGTTTGTCTTGAATACCGCCCAACTAATCATTGCGGGAAATCTTGATGGGGAAGAATTATTGCGCCGATGGGGTTACACCGGACTAATTGAAGTCATGCCCCAAATGGGCGTAGATACAACCCTATTTCATCCAGGTTTGCGTCCGCCGCCAAGCGATCGCCCGTTGATTGTCGGCTTTGTCGGTAGACTAGCACACCAAAAAGGCATTGACGTGTTGATAGCGGCGGTAAGTCAACTGCGCGATCGCGCCTTAGAGTGTCAAGTTGTCCTGTGTGGATCGGGAGCGGAGGAGGAAATGCTGCGTCAAGAAGCGCAAAAGCAAAATGTAGCCGATCTAATTACCTGGAGAGGCGGCGTGCGCCACGACGAAGTACCAGCAGAAATGAGCAAGTTTGATGTTTTAGTTCTGCCTTCGCGTAGTGTCCCAGAATGGAAAGAGCAGTTTGGTCACGTACTTATTGAAGCGATGGCAATGGGCATACCCGTTATCGGTTCTAGTTGCGGCGAGATTCCTAACGTGATTGGACGACCGGACTTAGTGTTTAGCGAAGGAGATGCGGGGCAACTAGCAGCGATTTTAGAGCGGATGATAGGCGATCGCCCTTGGCGGCAACAATTAGAACAAGATAGCCTGACTAGAGCCAAAGAAAATTATACTCACGAACGCATTGCCGAGCGATCGCTGGAACTATGGCGCAAAGCTATAAAGCAGAAAGATTCTGAGGGGCAACAATAA
- a CDS encoding glycosyltransferase family 4 protein — MSKCIVITHQHSLSSPGGGTLSCLQIAQHLQKLGVDVFLVPVSNDPTVELKASSAQVMPVPPSRIHYLFNGINVAKSVQRLIANKNIDAVLSWDYEAAFLPKLLQAKNIVFGTIASSPSYETWVKRKTKLPLVKAVTDAWFRWRPLKSADVVFVSSNFTRNELITLFQVAPERIKTIHRGIDTVFGKVQRIYRGEVSQLIFYGSLAPLKGVFDVIEALGTVAAQSQHSWTLKIAGWGNEELVKKAARDRGIEDKVILLGRLDSIALARELESADLAILPSHAESFGRAIAEAQAAGLPVISYDVGSVPEIVEKDVTGWLVPLDRVDLLAGAAIAAMEDPQKTFAMGLAGRERVARLFSWEQTALAILKGIEEAKGNRYE; from the coding sequence ATGAGCAAGTGCATTGTTATTACCCATCAACATTCCCTAAGTAGTCCTGGAGGTGGGACGCTAAGTTGCCTGCAAATTGCTCAACATTTGCAAAAATTAGGTGTCGATGTATTCCTCGTACCTGTATCGAACGATCCAACGGTAGAACTAAAAGCTAGTTCAGCTCAAGTTATGCCCGTACCACCCAGCCGGATACATTACTTATTCAACGGCATAAATGTAGCAAAAAGCGTGCAAAGGCTGATTGCAAATAAAAATATAGACGCAGTGTTGAGTTGGGATTACGAGGCTGCTTTTCTGCCTAAACTTTTACAGGCAAAAAACATTGTATTTGGCACGATCGCATCTTCTCCCTCCTACGAAACTTGGGTAAAGAGAAAAACTAAGCTACCGCTTGTTAAAGCAGTAACCGATGCCTGGTTTCGTTGGCGACCATTGAAATCTGCGGACGTAGTATTTGTATCGTCAAATTTTACGCGAAACGAATTAATAACTTTATTTCAAGTCGCACCGGAACGAATTAAAACTATCCATCGCGGCATAGATACAGTATTTGGCAAAGTGCAACGAATCTATAGAGGAGAAGTATCTCAACTAATTTTTTATGGATCTTTAGCGCCTTTAAAAGGAGTTTTTGATGTTATTGAAGCATTGGGAACTGTAGCTGCTCAAAGTCAACATTCCTGGACACTGAAAATAGCCGGGTGGGGCAATGAAGAATTAGTAAAAAAAGCAGCCCGCGATCGCGGTATTGAAGACAAAGTTATTTTACTAGGACGATTGGATTCAATAGCTTTAGCCCGCGAGTTGGAAAGCGCAGACTTAGCTATATTGCCATCTCATGCGGAATCCTTTGGGAGAGCGATCGCCGAAGCACAAGCGGCGGGACTACCAGTGATTTCCTACGATGTTGGTTCGGTGCCAGAAATAGTTGAAAAAGATGTTACAGGTTGGTTAGTACCGCTCGATCGGGTAGATTTACTCGCTGGGGCGGCGATCGCGGCTATGGAAGACCCACAAAAAACCTTTGCAATGGGTTTGGCTGGTCGAGAACGAGTAGCGAGGTTGTTTTCTTGGGAGCAAACAGCTTTGGCAATACTCAAAGGCATTGAAGAAGCAAAAGGAAACCGATATGAATAG